In a genomic window of Phyllostomus discolor isolate MPI-MPIP mPhyDis1 chromosome 5, mPhyDis1.pri.v3, whole genome shotgun sequence:
- the SLC18A3 gene encoding vesicular acetylcholine transporter, with product MEPAGQAREAATKLSETVGAALQEPRRQRRLVLVIVCVALFLDNMLYMVIVPIVPDYIAHMRGGSESPIPTPEVWVPTLPPLTPTNASANTLNSSESPTASWPAGSALRPRYPTESEDVKIGVLFASKAILQLLVNPLSGTFIDRMSYDVPLLIGLGVMFASTVLFAFAEDYATLFAARSLQGLGSAFADTSGIAMIADKYSEEPERSRALGVALAFISFGSLVAPPFGGILYEFAGKRVPFLVLAAVSLLDALLLLVVAKPFSAAARARANLPVGTPIHRLMLDPYIAVVAGALTTCNIPLAFLEPTIATWMKHTMAASEWEMGMVWLPAFVPHVLGVYLIVRLAARYPHLQWLYGALGLAVIGASSCVVPACRSFTPLVASLCGLCFGIALVDTALLPTLAFLVDVRHVSVYGSVYAIADISYSVAYALGPIVAGHIVHSLGFAQLSLGMGLANLLYAPVLLLLRNVGLLTRSRSERDILLDEPPQGLYDAVRLRECPVSQSDSAPRSARCPFDECEDDYNDYYTRS from the coding sequence ATGGAACCAGCGGGCCAGGCCCGAGAGGCAGCCACCAAGCTGTCAGAGACGGTGGGCGCAGCGCTCCAGGAGCCCCGGCGGCAGCGGCGCCTGGTTCTGGTCATCGTGTGCGTGGCACTATTCCTGGACAACATGCTGTACATGGTCATCGTGCCCATCGTGCCTGACTACATCGCCCACATGCGCGGGGGCAGCGAGAGTCCTATTCCAACCCCAGAAGTGTGGGTGCCTACCCTGCCGCCTCTCACTCCAACAAATGCTAGTGCCAACACGCTCAACAGCTCAGAGTCCCCGACGGCTTCGTGGCCAGCCGGGTCTGCCCTTCGGCCCCGCTACCCCACGGAGAGCGAGGACGTGAAGATCGGGGTGCTGTTTGCCTCCAAGGCCATCCTGCAGCTTCTGGTGAATCCCCTAAGCGGTACCTTCATCGATCGCATGAGCTACGACGTGCCGCTGCTTATCGGCCTGGGTGTTATGTTCGCCTCTACAGTGTTGTTTGCCTTCGCGGAGGACTATGCCACGCTCTTCGCTGCGCGCAGCCTGCAAGGTCTGGGCTCGGCTTTCGCAGATACATCCGGCATTGCCATGATCGCGGATAAGTATTCCGAGGAGCCGGAGCGCAGTCGCGCGTTGGGCGTAGCGCTGGCCTTCATCAGTTTTGGAAGTCTAGTGGCACCACCCTTCGGGGGCATCCTCTATGAGTTCGCGGGCAAGCGGGTGCCCTTTCTGGTACTCGCCGCGGTGTCACTGCTCGACGCGCTGTTGCTGCTAGTGGTGGCCAAACCCTTCTCAGCCGCCGCACGGGCGCGGGCCAACCTGCCTGTGGGCACACCCATCCACCGCCTCATGCTGGACCCCTACATCGCTGTGGTGGCCGGTGCACTCACTACTTGTAACATCCCTCTCGCTTTCCTCGAACCCACCATCGCTACGTGGATGAAGCACACAATGGCGGCTTCAGAGTGGGAGATGGGCATGGTCTGGCTGCCGGCCTTTGTGCCTCACGTGTTAGGCGTCTACCTCATCGTGCGCCTGGCGGCGCGCTACCCACACTTGCAGTGGCTCTACGGCGCGCTGGGGCTGGCAGTGATCGGTGCCAGCTCATGCGTGGTGCCTGCCTGCCGCTCCTTCACACCATTAGTGGCCTCGCTCTGCGGCCTCTGCTTCGGCATTGCGCTGGTCGACACAGCTCTGCTGCCCACGCTCGCCTTTCTCGTGGACGTGCGCCACGTTTCGGTCTACGGAAGTGTCTATGCCATCGCCGACATCTCCTATTCCGTGGCCTATGCGCTCGGGCCCATAGTGGCGGGCCACATCGTTCATTCGCTCGGTTTTGCGCAGCTTAGCCTTGGCATGGGCCTGGCCAACCTGCTCTACGCTCCTGTCCTACTGCTGCTGCGCAATGTGGGCCTCCTGACGCGCTCCCGCTCCGAGCGGGACATCCTGCTGGATGAGCCCCCGCAGGGTCTGTACGATGCCGTGCGCTTGCGTGAGTGCCCTGTGTCCCAGTCAGACAGCGCGCCTCGCAGCGCGCGGTGCCCATTCGATGAGTGTGAGGATGACTACAACGACTACTACACCCGCAGCTAG